In one window of Opitutus sp. GAS368 DNA:
- the rpsA gene encoding 30S ribosomal protein S1, with translation MQDLLAQSSFDKLKEGSIVSGVITEIRANEVVVDIGGKAEGVIPANEFADLGELQIGSTIEVILEKLEDKEGNPILSYEQAQQKKNWENILIKCQEGSVVPGRVKAKVKGGLIVSIGVDSFLPASHIDIQPPKNLDQYVGQTYDFKVLKINHERQNIVLSRRELIEEQRVNKRRDLLEKLQPGQIRKGVVKNITDFGAFIDLDGMDGLLHITDMSWGRIGHPSELLKQGEEIEVMIIDINREKERVSLGLKQTKNNPWDNIDHKFPVGSKIHGKVVNLVPYGAFIELEPGVEGLVHITEMSWTKRISKPSELLKVGQELDAVVLGIQKEEQKISLGLRQLEPNPWDMVRHNYPVGARVRGKVRNMTTYGAFVELEEGIDGMVHVSDMSWTRKINHPSEMLKKGDEVDAIVLDVDPNQQRISLGMKQLATDPWTDIDSFFRIGDVVPGVISKVTTFGAFVELKDGIDGLVHISQIQEDRVDKIKDVLKPGQEVTARVIKIDREQRRIGLSIKAANYSAEQLAQETATYDQFAKSSGASDLTNLGDIFDEASKKE, from the coding sequence ATGCAAGACCTGCTCGCCCAGAGCTCCTTCGACAAGCTGAAGGAAGGCTCGATCGTCTCGGGCGTCATCACCGAAATCCGCGCCAATGAAGTCGTCGTCGACATCGGCGGCAAAGCGGAAGGCGTCATCCCCGCCAATGAGTTCGCCGATCTCGGCGAGCTCCAGATTGGCTCCACCATCGAGGTCATCCTCGAGAAGCTCGAGGACAAGGAGGGCAACCCCATCCTCTCCTACGAGCAGGCCCAACAGAAGAAGAACTGGGAGAACATCCTCATCAAGTGCCAGGAGGGCTCCGTGGTCCCCGGCCGCGTCAAGGCCAAGGTCAAGGGCGGCCTGATCGTCTCGATCGGCGTCGATTCCTTCCTGCCCGCCTCGCACATCGACATCCAGCCCCCCAAGAACCTGGATCAATACGTCGGCCAGACCTACGATTTCAAGGTCCTCAAGATCAACCACGAGCGCCAGAACATCGTCCTCTCGCGCCGCGAACTGATCGAGGAGCAGCGCGTCAACAAGCGCCGCGACCTGCTGGAGAAGCTGCAACCCGGCCAGATCCGCAAGGGCGTCGTCAAGAACATCACCGACTTCGGCGCGTTCATCGACCTCGACGGCATGGACGGCCTGCTGCACATCACCGACATGAGCTGGGGCCGCATCGGCCACCCGTCCGAGCTGCTGAAGCAGGGCGAGGAGATCGAGGTGATGATCATCGACATCAACCGCGAGAAAGAGCGCGTGTCGCTCGGCCTCAAGCAGACCAAGAACAATCCGTGGGACAACATCGACCACAAGTTCCCCGTCGGCTCCAAGATCCACGGCAAGGTCGTCAACCTCGTCCCCTACGGCGCGTTCATCGAACTCGAGCCGGGCGTCGAGGGCCTCGTCCACATCACCGAGATGTCCTGGACCAAGCGCATCAGCAAACCCTCCGAGCTGCTCAAGGTCGGCCAGGAGCTCGATGCGGTCGTCCTCGGCATCCAGAAGGAAGAGCAGAAGATCTCCCTGGGTCTCCGCCAGCTGGAGCCGAACCCGTGGGACATGGTCCGCCACAACTACCCGGTGGGCGCCCGCGTCCGCGGCAAGGTCCGCAACATGACCACCTACGGCGCCTTCGTCGAACTCGAGGAAGGCATCGACGGCATGGTGCATGTCTCCGACATGTCCTGGACCCGCAAGATCAACCACCCGTCCGAGATGCTCAAGAAGGGCGACGAAGTGGACGCCATCGTCCTCGACGTCGATCCGAACCAGCAGCGCATCAGCCTCGGCATGAAGCAGCTCGCGACGGATCCGTGGACCGACATCGACAGCTTCTTCCGCATCGGCGACGTCGTCCCGGGCGTGATCTCCAAGGTCACGACCTTCGGCGCCTTCGTCGAGCTGAAGGACGGCATCGACGGCCTCGTGCACATCTCGCAGATCCAGGAAGACCGCGTGGACAAGATCAAGGACGTGCTCAAGCCCGGCCAGGAAGTCACCGCCCGCGTCATCAAGATCGACCGCGAGCAGCGCCGCATCGGCCTCTCGATCAAGGCCGCCAACTACTCCGCCGAGCAACTGGCGCAGGAGACGGCGACCTACGACCAGTTCGCGAAGAGTTCCGGCGCTTCCGACCTCACGAACCTCGGCGACATCTTCGACGAGGCTTCCAAGAAGGAATAA
- a CDS encoding type II toxin-antitoxin system VapC family toxin, which produces MPALFDTGALELLRRRDRRVEALALKLYPPVVCTQVLGEYLHAQFQTQATAATVIAARLFLAPFEVLVPTARTADHYAELRAELAAQGAELPDLSCWIAAHSLEHDIPLITTDQAFRRLPGLQARFIAVKKEPSGRTAGLPAGVSRENDQAGGRASSSALALLVLHWARDYLAETSALMESLGNATGTMG; this is translated from the coding sequence GTGCCGGCCCTGTTTGACACTGGAGCGCTGGAACTGCTCCGCCGGCGCGACCGGCGGGTCGAAGCCCTCGCGCTGAAACTTTATCCGCCCGTGGTATGCACGCAGGTGTTGGGCGAATACCTGCACGCGCAATTCCAGACCCAGGCGACCGCCGCCACGGTGATCGCGGCCCGGCTCTTCCTCGCGCCCTTCGAGGTGCTGGTTCCCACGGCCCGCACGGCCGATCACTACGCCGAGCTGCGGGCGGAGCTGGCCGCCCAGGGAGCCGAGCTGCCGGATTTGTCCTGCTGGATCGCAGCCCACTCCTTGGAGCACGACATCCCGCTGATCACCACCGACCAGGCGTTCCGGCGGCTGCCCGGCCTCCAGGCCCGCTTCATTGCCGTCAAAAAAGAACCCTCCGGCCGCACCGCCGGTTTGCCCGCGGGGGTTTCCCGGGAAAACGACCAAGCCGGCGGCCGCGCGTCGTCTTCCGCCCTCGCCCTCCTCGTCCTGCATTGGGCCCGGGACTATCTCGCCGAGACCTCCGCCCTGATGGAAAGCCTGGGCAATGCGACCGGCACCATGGGTTGA
- a CDS encoding RNA polymerase sigma factor RpoD/SigA — translation MHIPSPEEGLSLRPEIKAAAAPSQFDQASPVDRRDERSNLQLYLNEIRQTPLLTIAEEIQLAARIKKGDKAARDHMIKANLRLVVKIAYDYNQMGLPLMDLISEGNLGLIKAVERFDPAKGGKLSTYAAWWIKQSMKRALANQSKTIRLPVHLVDKISRMRKMIAKLTDELGREPENEEIAAELQIPTAKVALLKTVSVRPASLDAPVGEDNDSATLGDLVGDDAAVSPYEGLGDKNLKEDLSAMVNSLDPREASIIKLRFGLEGQKELTLEEVGKKFKVTRERIRQLEYLALAKIRRQMQSHNKIRTADEVEEERHAEQRAEVIRDFVLKGAGVAQ, via the coding sequence GTGCACATCCCTTCCCCCGAGGAAGGCCTTTCCCTCCGGCCGGAGATCAAGGCCGCCGCCGCTCCTTCCCAGTTCGACCAGGCCTCCCCGGTCGATCGGCGCGACGAGCGCTCGAACCTCCAGCTCTATCTCAACGAGATCCGCCAGACTCCCCTCCTGACCATCGCCGAGGAGATCCAGCTCGCCGCCCGCATCAAGAAGGGCGACAAGGCGGCCCGCGACCACATGATCAAGGCCAACCTGCGCCTCGTCGTGAAGATCGCCTACGACTACAACCAGATGGGCCTCCCGCTGATGGACCTCATCAGCGAGGGCAACCTCGGCCTGATCAAGGCCGTCGAGCGCTTCGATCCCGCCAAGGGCGGCAAGCTTTCCACCTACGCTGCGTGGTGGATCAAGCAGTCGATGAAGCGCGCCCTGGCCAACCAGTCCAAGACCATCCGCCTCCCCGTCCACCTCGTGGACAAGATCTCCCGCATGCGGAAGATGATCGCCAAGCTCACCGACGAGCTCGGCCGCGAACCCGAGAACGAGGAGATCGCCGCCGAGTTGCAGATCCCGACCGCAAAGGTCGCCCTGCTCAAGACCGTCAGTGTGCGCCCGGCCTCGCTGGACGCTCCCGTCGGCGAAGACAACGACTCCGCGACGCTCGGCGACCTCGTCGGCGACGACGCGGCCGTCAGCCCTTATGAGGGCCTGGGCGACAAGAACCTCAAGGAGGACCTCAGCGCCATGGTCAACTCCCTCGATCCCCGCGAGGCCAGCATCATCAAGCTGCGCTTCGGCCTCGAGGGCCAGAAGGAGCTGACGCTCGAGGAGGTCGGCAAGAAGTTCAAGGTCACCCGCGAGCGCATCCGTCAGCTCGAGTATCTCGCCCTGGCGAAGATCCGCCGGCAGATGCAGAGCCATAACAAGATCCGCACCGCCGACGAGGTCGAGGAAGAGCGCCACGCCGAGCAGCGCGCCGAGGTCATTCGGGATTTCGTTTTGAAGGGCGCCGGCGTAGCGCAATAG